One window of Ignavibacteriota bacterium genomic DNA carries:
- a CDS encoding PTS transporter subunit EIIC — MPSPAEQVKRYLLAGVSYAIPFVAAGGIMIATAIAFVPMTPTGPDFTNAPFLKMVLDIGVAAFSFLVPVLGGYIAFGIADRPGLVAGFVGGYIANQVGAGFLGGIVAGLIAGGVVFGLKKIKLPPYLRPVMPILVIPVISSLVVGFIMYQVIGSPIKDFMNFLTEWLKGMSAGSSVVLALIIGAMIAFDMGGPVNKVAFFFGVAMIKDGNFAVMGAAAAAICIPPIGLGLATVIGKKLWAEEEREAGYAALAMGMIGITEGAIPFAAGDPIRVIPTIMAGSMVGAVIAMLGGVGDHAPHGGPIVLPVIDNRIMYIIAIAAGSLTVAFLINTLRKIAAAKLERTAA, encoded by the coding sequence ATGCCAAGTCCAGCAGAACAGGTCAAACGCTATCTGCTCGCCGGCGTCTCGTACGCGATACCATTCGTGGCCGCGGGCGGCATCATGATCGCCACCGCGATCGCATTCGTGCCGATGACCCCCACGGGTCCTGACTTCACCAACGCACCGTTCCTCAAGATGGTGCTGGATATCGGTGTGGCCGCGTTCTCGTTCCTGGTGCCTGTGCTGGGCGGCTATATCGCCTTCGGCATCGCGGACCGTCCGGGATTGGTTGCCGGCTTCGTCGGCGGCTACATCGCCAATCAGGTCGGCGCCGGGTTCCTCGGCGGCATCGTCGCCGGACTCATCGCCGGCGGCGTGGTATTCGGGTTGAAGAAGATCAAGCTCCCCCCGTATCTCCGTCCGGTCATGCCCATTCTTGTCATACCGGTGATCTCTTCCCTCGTGGTCGGGTTCATCATGTATCAGGTGATCGGATCCCCCATCAAGGACTTCATGAACTTCCTGACCGAATGGCTGAAAGGTATGAGTGCGGGGAGCAGCGTGGTGCTTGCGCTGATCATCGGTGCCATGATCGCATTCGACATGGGCGGACCGGTGAACAAAGTGGCATTCTTCTTCGGCGTGGCGATGATCAAGGACGGCAACTTCGCCGTCATGGGCGCCGCCGCCGCGGCGATCTGCATCCCGCCGATCGGCCTCGGCCTTGCGACGGTCATCGGCAAGAAGCTCTGGGCGGAAGAAGAACGTGAAGCGGGCTATGCAGCATTGGCCATGGGCATGATCGGCATCACCGAGGGCGCGATACCGTTCGCCGCCGGCGATCCGATCCGCGTCATCCCCACCATCATGGCCGGGTCCATGGTCGGTGCGGTGATCGCCATGCTCGGTGGCGTGGGCGACCATGCCCCGCACGGCGGTCCGATCGTGTTGCCGGTGATCGACAACCGCATCATGTATATCATCGCCATCGCGGCCGGGTCGCTGACCGTGGCCTTCCTCATCAATACCCTGCGCAAGATCGCGGCAGCAAAACTGGAAAGGACAGCAGCATGA
- a CDS encoding PTS fructose transporter subunit IIB, which produces MKIVAVTACPTGIAHTYMAAEQLQKAAKKFGHSIKVETQGSMGIENEISQAEVDAADIAIFAVGIPVLNKDRFAKIKVLEVGVQEAIKKPDAIFEKLGQ; this is translated from the coding sequence ATGAAGATCGTCGCCGTCACCGCCTGCCCCACGGGCATCGCACACACGTACATGGCCGCCGAGCAGCTGCAGAAGGCTGCAAAGAAGTTCGGACACAGCATCAAGGTGGAGACCCAGGGCTCCATGGGCATCGAGAACGAGATCTCCCAGGCCGAAGTCGATGCCGCGGACATCGCCATCTTCGCCGTCGGCATCCCGGTGCTGAACAAGGACCGTTTCGCGAAGATCAAGGTGCTGGAAGTGGGCGTCCAGGAAGCCATCAAGAAGCCCGACGCCATCTTCGAGAAACTCGGACAGTAA